The Synchiropus splendidus isolate RoL2022-P1 chromosome 8, RoL_Sspl_1.0, whole genome shotgun sequence nucleotide sequence CCATGGAGAGGATGAGCAGCGCCAAGGCTCCGCCCACCGATGCCCCTATTGCAACTGCGATGGTGGAGTCTCTCGGAGGAGGCACTGAGCACATGACAGGAGAGGGTTAACGTGGCCACCGAGCGAAGCACTAAAAGCTCTGCAGGGCTGATTAAGCAGAGTGGAGAGGAAAGTGCTGCTGAGTTGGCCAGCTGCTTGTGTGCGCACTTCTGAGGGAGATGCAGCGAGACCACGTTCAAGCATTTGTTGGCCATTAATAAGTCAAAGGCTGACTCATCACCCATGTCAATGCTCTGGCAGACAGAGGCACAGGTACGGAAATATCAACGCTGAACACGGGGGCGATTGCCTTTTAATGTCCTTGTCGCTCCTTCAGCAAGGTCGCGGGGGCGGAGTCTAGCGTCACACTGACACGTTCTGATCAATTCATCAAAACAATTACCAATACGTGTTTAGCTTTTTCCTTTCATGCAGATCAACACTCAGTAGTTCGGAGGAGAAAAGACAGTATAAAATGGTGTGGTACGCCGCGTTGAGACCCGGCACGACCAAGGCCACGGCCAAGGCCACGACCAAGGCCAAGGCCACGACCAAGACCAAGGCCacgaccaagaccaagaccaagaccaaggccAAGGCCACGACCAAGACCAAGGCCACGACCAAGACCAAGGCCACAACCACGACCAAGGTTAAGGCCAAGACCacgaccaagaccaagaccaaggccACGACCAAGGCCACGGCCAAGACCACAACCAAGGCCACAACCAAGGCCACAACCAAGGCCacgaccaagaccaagaccaagaccaagaccaagaccaaggccACAGCCAAGGCCACGACCAAGGCCAAGGCCACAGCCAAGGCCACGGCCAAGACCACAACCAAGGCCACAACCAAGGCCACAACCAAGGCCacgaccaagaccaagaccaagaccaagaccaagaccaaggccACAGCCAAGGCCACGACCAAGGCCAAGGCCACAGCCAAGGCCACGACCAAGACCACGACCAAGGCCAAGACCTCAACTAAGAACAAGGCCCAGGCAGGCCAAACGCTCCTCTCGAGTCAGTTTGGCCTCAGCCATGGCCTCCAGCCCCTCAtaggtcttggtctctgtccgACAAGAGATCAAGTCTCTCAGCTGACctgagaggagctggaggaagtgCTCGGGCAGAAGGAATCCCTTGATACCAACTGCAGACCTACGTTCTGACGACGCAGAAACTAAGATGAATTGAACGGTGGCTTACACTCAGTCACAACTTTCAGGTGTATGATCCCGTGTCCCTGCACTCGATCTGGAGGATTCCTCACGTAGCAGTTGAAAATACCCTCATCCTCCAGCTGGACATCCGACAGCGTGATGGAGAGGTCGTTTTTATCCAGGTTCCCGGCAAACATGACTCTTTCACCAAACGGGTTGGTCTGCAGCGCCACCATCCCTTTCTTCTTGTAGTACGACATCACCTGGAAGAGAGTGAACTCCCTGTGAGACACGTCCCACTCGTGCCGCGGCTGCTGAACCCTCATACCGTCTCCTCCGTGTCGTTGCTTGACTCTTGATAAGTCCAGTTCATGGCAAACCTGGTGACGT carries:
- the scn2b gene encoding sodium channel subunit beta-2 isoform X1, translating into MSSSARRRCGGVELLLLLSLSGCSAMDVIVPSSINALNGTTVKIPCTFTSCYKMDVTRFAMNWTYQESSNDTEETVMSYYKKKGMVALQTNPFGERVMFAGNLDKNDLSITLSDVQLEDEGIFNCYVRNPPDRVQGHGIIHLKVVTELPPPRDSTIAVAIGASVGGALALLILSMVVVKCLRRHMKPELIAEEKTEEEGKLDPDVVAEEGTKQA
- the scn2b gene encoding sodium channel subunit beta-2 isoform X2 — its product is MDVIVPSSINALNGTTVKIPCTFTSCYKMDVTRFAMNWTYQESSNDTEETVMSYYKKKGMVALQTNPFGERVMFAGNLDKNDLSITLSDVQLEDEGIFNCYVRNPPDRVQGHGIIHLKVVTELPPPRDSTIAVAIGASVGGALALLILSMVVVKCLRRHMKPELIAEEKTEEEGKLDPDVVAEEGTKQA